A region from the Chanodichthys erythropterus isolate Z2021 chromosome 5, ASM2448905v1, whole genome shotgun sequence genome encodes:
- the tomm20a gene encoding translocase of outer mitochondrial membrane 20, with the protein MIGGKPSAIAAGVCGALFIGYCIYFDRKRRSDPNFKTKLRERRKKQRTAQDKSGLAQLPDLKDAAAVQKFFLDEIQLGEELLAQGDYEKGVDHLTNAIAVCGQPQQLLQVLQQTLPPPVFQMLLTKLPSISQRIVSSQSLEEDDVE; encoded by the exons ATGATAGGCGGCAAACCGAGCGCGATAGCAGCAGGCGTCTGCGGCGCGCTCTTCATCGGGTACTGTATCTATTTCGACAGAAAACGACGCAGCGATCCGAACTTCAAAACCAAACTGCGGGAAC ggAGGAAGAAGCAAAGAACCGCTCAAGATAAATCTGGACTTGCTCAA CTGCCAGATCTTAAAGATGCCGCAGCCGTGCAGAAGTTTTTCCTGGATGAGATTCAGCTGGGCGAGGAGCTGCTGGCTCAGG GAGACTACGAAAAGGGTGTGGATCACCTGACCAACGCCATCGCTGTGTGCGGCCAACCACAGCAGCTCCTGCAGGTGCTGCAGCAGACGTTACCGCCACCTGTCTTCCAGATGCTGCTCACCAAACTACCATCGATCAGTCAG CGGATAGTAAGTTctcagagtctggaggaagatgATGTCGAGTGA